Genomic window (Dictyoglomus thermophilum H-6-12):
TTAGTTCGAACTGATATAGGTCATCTTTCAGTAAATGATAGTATTCCCTATAATAAGATAAAAGAAGGAATTACAAAAAAATTATTATCACCCTTAGAGGTATTAGACTTTCCTGTCTATAAAACTTCTGAGGAAGAGGAGAAAAAAATCTTAAACGGAAATGCTATAGAAGCAAGACTTTCAACAATAGAATCTCCTTACATTTCAATTATAAACTCACAAGGTAGATTTATAGCAGTGGGTAAAGTTTCAGGTAATATTATAAAACCTGATAAAGTTTTTCCACAAAATGAGGTTTGAAGATATGCTTGGAGATCACATAAAGAAAATTAAGTTAAATAAATTAGAAGATAAAAAAGGTTTTGCCATCACTATTGGCGTTTTTGACGGTTTACATTTAGGGCATACTTCTATCATAGATGAACTCGTAAATACAGCCTTAATTAACAATCTTAATTCTGGAGTAATAACTTTTGAAAACGCTTTTCCTCAAAATCTTAAAAATATCTCTTCTTTTTTATTAACCTCTGATGAAAAATTAAATTTTTTTTCTTTAAAGGGAGTTGATTACTCCTTTATCCTACCCTTTAGTGAAGAGATCAGAAGCTTATCTCCTGAGAAATTTATTGAACTACTTGTTAATACTATTCCAATTTCATGTTTATGCGTAGGAAGTAATTTCTTTTTTGGTAAAAACCGATCAGGAGATGTCAATACTCTTAGAGAACTTGGGGAAAAGTATAATTTTAATTTAAAAATAGTGCCTTTAGAAAAAGAGGATTCTAATATTGTCTCAAGTAGTTATATTAGAAATTTACTTCTGGAAGGAAAAATAAATATTGCAAATAAACTTTTGGGTTATAAATATTTTATTAATGGAATTGTAGAAAGGGGAGATAACCTAGGATCCAAAATAGGTTTTCCTACAGTAAACATAAAGTATGAAAAAGAAAAATTAATACCTAAAACAGGAATATATAAAGGAAAAGTTAAAGTAAGAAGAGATATCTATAATGCGGCAATATATATAGGTACAAGACCAACTTTCGGAGGAAAAGAAACAAGAGTTGAGGCATATATATTAGATTTTAATGATCACTTGTATGGTGAGAAAGTCGAAATAGTTTTAGAGGATTATGTAAGATCTGATCAGAAGTTTGACTCTACAGATAAACTTAGAGCTCAAATTCAAAAAGACTTAGAAGTGATAAGAGATTTAATTAAAGAAGAGTCAAAAGTAAAAATTATAACTATAGATGGTACCGCAGGCTCAGGCAAAACCACCATTGCTAAATTTATCGTCCAAAAACTTGATTTTGACTACATTGACAGTGGTGCCTTATATAGAGCTGTGGGATTTATTGCTAAGGAGAAAAATCTCCTAAGAGAAGATGAAATCGTAGAATTCCTATCCAAGAATCCAATAAGATTCACCTTTGATAAAAATACATTTAGAGTTTTTATTTCTGATAAAGAATTAACTTCTCTTATTAGAACAGAGGAGATAGGAAAATATGCTTCAATGATAGGGAAAATGCTAAAAGTAAGAGAAATTTTGACCTCATCTCAGAGGGAGTATTTGAAAAATGTAAAAAAAGGTCTTGTGCTTGAGGGAAGAGATAGTGGTACAATTGTATTCCCTAACGCAAATTTAAAACTTTTTGTTAATGCAAATATAAACGTAAGAGCAGAAAGAAGAGCAAAAGACTTGGGAAATATCAGTATTGACGAAGTTAAAAAGTATATAATTGAAAGAGATAAACAAGATATAAATAGGGATATTGCTCCATTAAGGTTCCCTAACCAAGGATATTTTATTGATAATTCTGATATTGGTATAGAAGAAGTTTACGATAAAATATTATCTCTTTATTTAAAAGCTTTATGAGATTGATCTTTTATTTTGATAAAATAAGTTCCACAATGGACATTGCTCACATCCTTGCGAACAAAGGATATCCCCACGGAACTGTTATAGTAGCGGAAGAGCAGACTCAAGGAAGAGGAAGATTTAAAAGAAAGTGGCATTCTCCTAAAGGAGGATTATGGTTTTCCATAATATTTAGGCCTGAAAATTTAAAAACAATCAAAGCAGGTTTTTTAGGAATAATTATAGGATTTTCAGTTTTGAAAACTTTAGAAAGTTTTCTAAAGGATATCAAACTAAACTTCAAGTGGCCAAATGATATTGAATATGAAGGCAAAAAAGTAGCAGGCATATTATTAGAAAGCGTGTATGAAAAAGAGTTAGAATATATCATAGCTGGAATTGGAATAAATTTACAAGTAGATCCTGAGGAAATAAAAGATCTAAAAGCATTTTCTCTTAAGAATTACATAACAATACCTGACAAGAATATCCTTCTCTTAGAGATACTTAAAGAGTTAGAAAAAAATTTGGATAATTTCCCTAATAATTGGAAAGCAATCTTTGAATTTTATAAAAATAAGTTTCCCTATATTGGTAAAGAAGCAATTATAAAAAACAAAAATTCAAAAGCTAAGGTGATAGATATAACGGAAGATGGAGGAATAGTTTTATCCATTAATAAAAAAATAGAAAGATATGAATGGGGAGGAGTTAGCCTTGAATTTGAAGGGATTTCTAATTGATTTAGATGGATCCATATACAGAGGAAATATGCCATTACCTTATAGCAAGGAGTTTATTGAATTCCTGAGAGAGCAAGGTATAAAATTTTTATTTCTCACAAATAATTCTACTCAGCTTCCCATTGAGTATGTAAGGAAATTAAAAAGTATGAATATAGAATCTGATGAGAATGAAATCTTAACTTCTGGAGTAGCTACCGCTATATATCTATCAAATTTAAAAAAGAACGGAAAATCCTATGTAATTGGAGAAGAGGCATTAAAGAAAGCTATAAAAGATGTAGATTGGGATATCACTGAAGAAACTGACTATGTAGACGCAGTAGTAGTAGGGCTTGATAGAAGTTTCAACTTCGAGAAACTTAGAAAAGCAAATTACCTAATAAGAAATGGAGCAAAATTTATTGCTACAAATCCTGACAAGACATTTCCAATGGAAAATCGTATAGATCCAGGAGCTGGCTCTTTGGTAGCAGCTGTTTCTGCTGCTTCAGAAAAAAAGCCTATTGTAATTGGTAAACCTTCTCTTTATATGGGAAAGATTGCTTTATCAAAATTAGGATTAAAAAGTAGCGAAGTTGGAATAATTGGAGATAGACTTGATACCGATATACTTTTGGGGAAAAGACTTAAAGCCAAAACTTTTCTTGTTCTTACTGGAATTTCAAAAAAAGAAGATATATCAAAAAGTAAGATAAAACCAGATTTTGTTTTTGAAAATCTAAAGGAACTAACTATGTTCCTAAAAGAGTGTTTAAAAAATAAATCATAGAAAATATAAACACAAAATCATACAATGTTATCAAAAAAGCAGATAGTGCACTTTTATAGTTTTTATTAATTAATATTTCAGAAACCCTTAACGCAACAAAGATAAACAAAGATGCAGCAAAAGAAAATCGATAATAAACGAAAAATATAATAGATCTTAACAAGACCTCTGAATATTTGGACTTTACCGAAATACCACTCTTGCTAAAAAAATTCTTAATTCCAAAAGTTTTCACTATATAAAAATAAAATATCGTCCCTGCGAAACTTACAAAAAAATACCCTATTCCAAGAAGTATATAATAATCACTATTATATACTCTTTCTATAATTTCTAAACCTCTTGGAAGACTTAGATAGGCTACTTCTCTACTAGAGGGTAATAAAAAAACTAAAATTAAGGATAAAAAATGCTTAACCTGATCCAACAAAAACTCTTTTAAACCATCTTTAGAGGAAGCTTTTCTAATTTTTGAAATATCTATAAAAGTATGAACTAAAAAGAGAAATATTAGAAAAATCAATGCATCCAAATTTTTAAGATAGGGAATAGATAAAACAACAGAAATCAAAAAATAAATCCCAGTATGAATCAGAATTCCATAGGGAGTAGATTTCTTGAACTCAAATATCTTATTAGTTTGAAGTGGGAAATCTGCAATTAAGTGCGCTAAAAACAACCTTAAGAACCAAAACAATTTAATTTCCCCCTTTTGTATAAATCATTAAGAATACTTACAATAAAAGGATCAAACTCTATTCCAGAAAGCTTACTAATTTCTAAAACAGCCAATTCAACCTCTAAACCTTTTCTATAAGGTCTATCAGAAGTTAACGCGTCAAGTACATCTGCAACCGAGATTATCCTACCCAAAAGAGAGATTCTATCTCCTCTCAAACCCTTTGGATATCCACTCCCATCATATCTTTCGTGATGCTCTTCCACCCCAGGAATTATATCCTTTAAAAGCTCAATAGGTTCTAAAATCCTTCTACCAATAGTTGGATGTTTCTTAATAATCTCTCGCTCCTCCTGAGTAAGTTTATCTTTCTTTGTAAGTATTCTTTCATCAATACCAATCTTCCCTATATCGTGTAATAAGCCGGCTAATTTCACTTTTTCTAAAAAACTTTCAGAATTATTAATCTCTTTAGCAATCATTACAGCAACTTCTGAGACCCTCTTTGAATGACCATGAGTATAAGGATCTTTTGCATCAATAGCACTTACCAAAGACTCTATAGTATCAAAAAAAAGATTTTTTAAATCTTGATATAGCAGGGCGTTCTTTATAGCTATAGAGGCTTGATTTGCAATTGCTTGCAAAAGTTTCAAATCATTCTTGCTAAATTTACTTTTGCCTTTTTTATTAATCACTTCTATCACTCCAATTATCTCATCTTGATATACCAGGGGCACACAAAGCAAAGATTTTGTTTTAAAAGAAGTTAAAGAATCGAACTTGCTGGTAAAAAAGGGATTATTTTCTACATCATTTTCTATAATTGGTATTCCTGTTTCCGCTACTTTTCCTGCTATCCCCTCTCCTACTTTTAGAGAATACCTCTTTATTTTTTCTCCCTTTTCTCCCAAGGCTATTTCGAAATATAATTCTTCTTTGTTTCTATTCAACAACATAAGAGAGCACGCCTCAACATTTAAATTTTCTTTCACTAGGTTCATAATAAGCTCCAATAGCTCATGAATATTAAGTTTTGAATTAATTTTATAACTAATATTTAATAATAGGGATAGCTCTTTTACTTTGTTCTCAAAATACTTAATACTTTTCGCCATCTTTTAAAATACCTATCACTCTGTAAATATGAACTGGTTTTTCTTTCCCTTTTATATTTACGTAACCCAAGTCTTCTATAATGAATTTATCCTTTACTTTTTCATAAGTATTTTCACAAATAAGAATCTCTCCTCCTTTAGCAATACCCTCAAGACGAGAAGCCAAATTAACAGTGCTACCTATAGCTGTATACTCTATCTTTTGGGAAGGGCCAACAATTCCTACTAAGGCTTCTCCTGTAGCTATCCCTATACCAACCTCAAATTTAGGATATCCTTTAAGTTCCCATTCTCTCTGTAATTCCCTCAATTTACTCTGAATTTCTAAAGAAGAATAAACTGCTCTTTCTGCAAAGTCCTCATGATATAAGGGAGCACCAAATATGGCCATAACTGCATCTCCCATAAATTTATCCACTGTTCCACCATATTTGAATATTATTTCTATTACTAAAGCAAAAAACTCATTTAATATCTTTACCATTTCTTCTGGTTCTCTGAGATCAGAATAGTAAGTGAAGTTTCTTATATCTGCAAAAAGTACACTTATATTACTTCTTTTCGAGTAAATAATATTCTTGTCTTCTAGTTTTATCAATTCTTCAACCACATTAGGGGATACAAACCTTTGAAACAAATTTTTTAATAACTTTTTTTCTCTTTCCTCAGATGTAATATCGTGAACGAGATTTGAAAAATAAGAAACAAACATTCCAAATACAGGGATATAATAAGGCAAAAGGATGTTATGTTTCGAGAAAATAAAATTTGCAAAGGTTAAATATAAAATTGCTATAAATAACATCATAATGAATTTCGCAAAATTGCTGAGATTATTTAAAAAAATTAGCAAAAAAGTACTCAAAATCAAAGAGATTAAAAAAACTAGGATATCATTATACAATGGATATATAAAATCTCTACTAATCAATGTGCCAATAGAATTTGCGTGAATTTCTACACCAGGCATCTTACCCAATCTAACCTTGCTACCCATTCTCACATATCCAGAAAAAGGAACAAAATAAGTATCATGTAGTGCTTCAGTTGTTGCACCTATTAATACAATCTTATCTTTAAATAGCATAGGATCAAAATTGCCATTGAGCACATCTACAAAGGAAAAATAAGGATATAAATAAGGACCCCCTCTATAATTGATTAAAATTTTACTCTCTTTTTTAAAAGAATCACCAAGATAAGTTATATACTTTTCAGGACTAATCCCTAAAAATTCGGCAGCTACTAACAATGGGAAAGAATACCAATTAACCTCAAAAACATTATCGGTCAAAGCAAAACGTCTAATGAACCCGTCACTATCATACTCATGATTTACAAGCCCAACCTTAGAATTCTTTGAAAAAATATCTAATGGAAGAAATAATCTTTTTATAGAACCAAATTTAGGATTATCAGTTACAGTATAAAATGCAGCAATAACTATCCTCTTATCCTTTTTCAATAAATCGGAGAAAACTTTGTCTGCGTCCTCACTAGATTTAACATCAAAATATAAATCAAAAGCAATGACTTTAGGATATTTACCTAACTTATCTATCAAAGCCTTGTAAATTCTTCTATCCCAAGGGAAATTACCAAGTTCTTCTATAGAAGAATCATCTATCCCTATTATTACTATAGGATCTCTTACCTTTTCCTCGCCCCTTAAAGAAAATCTCAAATTAATTGAACTTAACTCTAAGTTGTACAACCAATGGATTTTAAATATAGCAATTACCAAGAGTATACTAAGTACTATTATCGATAGCTTTTTGTATAGTTTTTTACTCTTAAAGCTATGTCCAATCTTGAACACTTCTCTTTATTACAAATTTATTTTTGTAGTTAAATAATACACATCCTTAGGATTTCCATATAAATCATAGGTTCTTTCAACAGTTAAAATAGCATCTACATTTTGAGCAATAGGATACACCATATTTAAAACAGAAATAGTATTGTTGTTTATAAATTGAAAAGGCAAAGAAATATTATCTTGCTCGTAAGATAAACTTATAGCCAATCTTTCTCCAAGCTTAAGATTAAATTGTCCATACAAAGCAGGCATCTTAAAGTTATAAGATTCATACCTCATACCTAATGAGATAATATTTAAGATGTTTGTATCAAAACCTAAGATAGCTCCGCTTATTCTATTATTCGATTCCTCTATAGATGGTAGTAAATTTAGAATTTTATTTTTCTCATAATAGGCATTAAAGTAACTTGGAACAAAATTATCAGAGTAATTCAATGCTTGAAGATATAGTACTGAATTAATAATAGGGACAGACATCTGTAATCCTAAAGCAAATCCATTTTCAGAAAGTACCCTGCTATCTTCTAAGGAAATTCCATCGTGAATGACTCTTTGAGCAAAAGTCGCAAAAACAACAAGGTTCCTTGTAAAATAATATCCAGCATCTATTCCTACAATTCCTTGCCTCTTAGAAATATCACTATCCAAATCAAACATTCCATTCAGCCCAACTTCTAATTTATTTAATGGCCTATAGAACAATCTTAGGGCATAAGTGGTAGTTATATTTTCATCTCTATTAAAAGGTGATGGGAGCAAGGTTATAATGCCACCTTTCTTAGGATTCTCTAACCTTAAGACTATGCCATCCATATCATAGGTAGAATATCTATTAGCAATCAGCCCATAACCCAAATTGAAATTATCAATATTTCCATATCTGACGCCAAGCCATGGAAGATTTAGTTCCCCATATTTAACCCTTGCTTGAATGTAACTTACATCCTCGGCATTAGTATAAAGAGAAAGGTCTAAGCCTAACCTTATCGGTCCTAAGGCAAGTTCAGGAGTGAAGGACAATTTTGCTAAGGTCAAGTCACCCTTCTTGAAAATTCCATAATCTAAGCTATTGTTAGCAAAAATTGATCCTTTTTGTGAACTCTTAGCGCCTGAGGGAGTAACTCTCTCTTTTTCTCCTTTATCTTCTTCTCTCTTTTCCTCCTTCTTTTCTTCCTCATCAAACTTTTCTATTTCCGTTATTTTAGAAGGCTCCTCAGGAGACTCACCAGGTTTTACAATACTTTTAAATCCTTCTTTTACTTCTATAGTTTTATCCTTAGCAGTAAATAAAACAACTCCTCTCAAAGTCCAGATTTTTGTGGTACCATCTTCTAAGACTTCCTGAATCCATTCAGTTCCTCTTACTCCTGCTACAGCAGTAGGAGTTTGAACCTCTACCCTTTCTCCTTGTGATAGCAGTCTGTCAATTGTAGCCCATATCTTTCCTATAAGTAGTTTAAATATAGAAACTTCTTTTTTGGTATCTTTATCATAGTCCAAATTTAAAATATCAAGTTGAGTATTTGATCCAAGCTTTAGCGTAGATCTATCAGAAAATTGTAATATAGCCTGAGAATTTTGATGAACCCATACTTTGTCTCCCGAAGCAAGTTCCATTTTTACTTTGGCAGGAATCCACAACTCTGATTTTAGCTTTTTTACATATACATTCCCCTTTATATATGTAATTATGGCTACTCTTGTTTTTGAAGAATCTTGAGAGAAGGCTAAAGTTGGTAGAATACTAAAAAAAATTAAAATAAAGATTAAGATTTTCTTAATCATTTTCTTTTCACCTCAATTTTAAAGTTTTATTAAACCAATTTTAATTATATCATAAATTCTTCAGATAGAGATAATACAATCCTTTTAACGTAAGAAATGGATCGATAATCTTGTCTCTTAAATATTTTGAATGCGGAACGATCCTTTTTGCCCATCCCCCTGTACTTACAAGTACTGGCTTATGCTTCAATTCTTTAATCTGTCTTTCAATAATACCATCCACTAATCCCGCAAAACCATAAACAATACCTGCTTGTATTGCAGATATTGTATTTCTACCAAGAGAAGTCTCAGGAGCTCTTATATCTACTTGAGGAAGTTTTGCTGTTTTTTCAAAAAGTGCAAAAGTTGCAGTACCTACTCCAGGAGCTATAGCAACTCCAAGAAATTTTTTCTTTTCTATCACAGAAAAAGTAGTCGCTGTTCCAAAATCTATTGCAATACCACACTCACCATATTCCTCATCTATAGCAACAACATTACAAATTAGATCTGCACCTACTTCTTTAGGATTTTCTGTCTCAATAGATATTC
Coding sequences:
- a CDS encoding bifunctional riboflavin kinase/FAD synthetase — encoded protein: MLGDHIKKIKLNKLEDKKGFAITIGVFDGLHLGHTSIIDELVNTALINNLNSGVITFENAFPQNLKNISSFLLTSDEKLNFFSLKGVDYSFILPFSEEIRSLSPEKFIELLVNTIPISCLCVGSNFFFGKNRSGDVNTLRELGEKYNFNLKIVPLEKEDSNIVSSSYIRNLLLEGKINIANKLLGYKYFINGIVERGDNLGSKIGFPTVNIKYEKEKLIPKTGIYKGKVKVRRDIYNAAIYIGTRPTFGGKETRVEAYILDFNDHLYGEKVEIVLEDYVRSDQKFDSTDKLRAQIQKDLEVIRDLIKEESKVKIITIDGTAGSGKTTIAKFIVQKLDFDYIDSGALYRAVGFIAKEKNLLREDEIVEFLSKNPIRFTFDKNTFRVFISDKELTSLIRTEEIGKYASMIGKMLKVREILTSSQREYLKNVKKGLVLEGRDSGTIVFPNANLKLFVNANINVRAERRAKDLGNISIDEVKKYIIERDKQDINRDIAPLRFPNQGYFIDNSDIGIEEVYDKILSLYLKAL
- a CDS encoding biotin--[acetyl-CoA-carboxylase] ligase, translated to MRLIFYFDKISSTMDIAHILANKGYPHGTVIVAEEQTQGRGRFKRKWHSPKGGLWFSIIFRPENLKTIKAGFLGIIIGFSVLKTLESFLKDIKLNFKWPNDIEYEGKKVAGILLESVYEKELEYIIAGIGINLQVDPEEIKDLKAFSLKNYITIPDKNILLLEILKELEKNLDNFPNNWKAIFEFYKNKFPYIGKEAIIKNKNSKAKVIDITEDGGIVLSINKKIERYEWGGVSLEFEGISN
- a CDS encoding HAD-IIA family hydrolase, producing the protein MNLKGFLIDLDGSIYRGNMPLPYSKEFIEFLREQGIKFLFLTNNSTQLPIEYVRKLKSMNIESDENEILTSGVATAIYLSNLKKNGKSYVIGEEALKKAIKDVDWDITEETDYVDAVVVGLDRSFNFEKLRKANYLIRNGAKFIATNPDKTFPMENRIDPGAGSLVAAVSAASEKKPIVIGKPSLYMGKIALSKLGLKSSEVGIIGDRLDTDILLGKRLKAKTFLVLTGISKKEDISKSKIKPDFVFENLKELTMFLKECLKNKS
- a CDS encoding DUF3307 domain-containing protein, producing the protein MFWFLRLFLAHLIADFPLQTNKIFEFKKSTPYGILIHTGIYFLISVVLSIPYLKNLDALIFLIFLFLVHTFIDISKIRKASSKDGLKEFLLDQVKHFLSLILVFLLPSSREVAYLSLPRGLEIIERVYNSDYYILLGIGYFFVSFAGTIFYFYIVKTFGIKNFFSKSGISVKSKYSEVLLRSIIFFVYYRFSFAASLFIFVALRVSEILINKNYKSALSAFLITLYDFVFIFSMIYFLNTLLGT
- a CDS encoding HD-GYP domain-containing protein, with amino-acid sequence MAKSIKYFENKVKELSLLLNISYKINSKLNIHELLELIMNLVKENLNVEACSLMLLNRNKEELYFEIALGEKGEKIKRYSLKVGEGIAGKVAETGIPIIENDVENNPFFTSKFDSLTSFKTKSLLCVPLVYQDEIIGVIEVINKKGKSKFSKNDLKLLQAIANQASIAIKNALLYQDLKNLFFDTIESLVSAIDAKDPYTHGHSKRVSEVAVMIAKEINNSESFLEKVKLAGLLHDIGKIGIDERILTKKDKLTQEEREIIKKHPTIGRRILEPIELLKDIIPGVEEHHERYDGSGYPKGLRGDRISLLGRIISVADVLDALTSDRPYRKGLEVELAVLEISKLSGIEFDPFIVSILNDLYKRGKLNCFGS
- a CDS encoding CHASE2 domain-containing protein — encoded protein: MFKIGHSFKSKKLYKKLSIIVLSILLVIAIFKIHWLYNLELSSINLRFSLRGEEKVRDPIVIIGIDDSSIEELGNFPWDRRIYKALIDKLGKYPKVIAFDLYFDVKSSEDADKVFSDLLKKDKRIVIAAFYTVTDNPKFGSIKRLFLPLDIFSKNSKVGLVNHEYDSDGFIRRFALTDNVFEVNWYSFPLLVAAEFLGISPEKYITYLGDSFKKESKILINYRGGPYLYPYFSFVDVLNGNFDPMLFKDKIVLIGATTEALHDTYFVPFSGYVRMGSKVRLGKMPGVEIHANSIGTLISRDFIYPLYNDILVFLISLILSTFLLIFLNNLSNFAKFIMMLFIAILYLTFANFIFSKHNILLPYYIPVFGMFVSYFSNLVHDITSEEREKKLLKNLFQRFVSPNVVEELIKLEDKNIIYSKRSNISVLFADIRNFTYYSDLREPEEMVKILNEFFALVIEIIFKYGGTVDKFMGDAVMAIFGAPLYHEDFAERAVYSSLEIQSKLRELQREWELKGYPKFEVGIGIATGEALVGIVGPSQKIEYTAIGSTVNLASRLEGIAKGGEILICENTYEKVKDKFIIEDLGYVNIKGKEKPVHIYRVIGILKDGEKY
- a CDS encoding FecR family protein, whose amino-acid sequence is MIKKILIFILIFFSILPTLAFSQDSSKTRVAIITYIKGNVYVKKLKSELWIPAKVKMELASGDKVWVHQNSQAILQFSDRSTLKLGSNTQLDILNLDYDKDTKKEVSIFKLLIGKIWATIDRLLSQGERVEVQTPTAVAGVRGTEWIQEVLEDGTTKIWTLRGVVLFTAKDKTIEVKEGFKSIVKPGESPEEPSKITEIEKFDEEEKKEEKREEDKGEKERVTPSGAKSSQKGSIFANNSLDYGIFKKGDLTLAKLSFTPELALGPIRLGLDLSLYTNAEDVSYIQARVKYGELNLPWLGVRYGNIDNFNLGYGLIANRYSTYDMDGIVLRLENPKKGGIITLLPSPFNRDENITTTYALRLFYRPLNKLEVGLNGMFDLDSDISKRQGIVGIDAGYYFTRNLVVFATFAQRVIHDGISLEDSRVLSENGFALGLQMSVPIINSVLYLQALNYSDNFVPSYFNAYYEKNKILNLLPSIEESNNRISGAILGFDTNILNIISLGMRYESYNFKMPALYGQFNLKLGERLAISLSYEQDNISLPFQFINNNTISVLNMVYPIAQNVDAILTVERTYDLYGNPKDVYYLTTKINL
- a CDS encoding type III pantothenate kinase; its protein translation is MILTIDIGNSNIDLAYFDDNKIISSYEFETKKFSTSYEYALMIEWTLKRERLQEREVSGVALSSVVPSLTSSFIEAITYLFGNPPFVVEPGIKTGISIETENPKEVGADLICNVVAIDEEYGECGIAIDFGTATTFSVIEKKKFLGVAIAPGVGTATFALFEKTAKLPQVDIRAPETSLGRNTISAIQAGIVYGFAGLVDGIIERQIKELKHKPVLVSTGGWAKRIVPHSKYLRDKIIDPFLTLKGLYYLYLKNL